Part of the Maridesulfovibrio sp. genome, AGAAGCGCGCAGCATGAAGCGTTATCTCTCTCAGGTACATAACCTTGACTCCGGCAAGGACGGCCTGAAGCTGATCCTTATGGCCGAGATTCCAAGTAACGCAGTACTCAGTAAGGAATTCATCAAGGAAGTCGATGGATTCTCCATCGGTTCCAACGATATGACCCAGCTGGTACTCGGTACTGACCGTGACAACCCCAGCCTGCAGCATATCTACGATGAAGAGGACCCGGCAGTTGTCTGGGCTATTCTCTCAGCAATCTTCACCGGACAAAAGTTCGGCAAGAAGATCGGTTTCTGCGGACAGGGTGTTTCAAACAGCGTGATTCTGCGTGGTGTAGTCTGCATTGCCGGGATTGTTTCCGCATCTGTCGTACCTGATACCTATCTGCAGACCAAGCTTGATATGGCAGCCGTTGAAGCGGAAAATATCAAGGTCAGCGAGTTGGGACAGTGGATCAGGGCCCGTCATTTCGAACGCCTTGCCACCCTCATGGAAGAAAACGGTTACAGCCACATCATCAAAAAGTACAAGACCCCCGAAGATCTCGAGGATTGGTACGAAGGTGAGATTAGAAGGCTTAACGAACAGCTTCGCGATAACATGGATTCTCCAAGAGAAGCCTTTATCAGGCAGGAAATGGATACCTTCCGTGGTACCTTCCATAAGCCTGTTATCTATTCTGCTTGGGATTGGAACCAGACTGTTGAAGATGCAATGCATCATGCAGGTTTCGCTACCTTTGAAGAACAGGATGCAGCTCTCGAAGAGCAGCGCAAGAAAAAATGGTAATTCTGATCTAAAAGTAATAATGAAAAGCCGTTCCTTCGGGAGCGGCTTTTTTGTTATAAATCGGTTTAGAAGCCTTTATTAGTCTTGTAAACACGCGCCTAGTCTTGACAGAGAACAGGAGCAGGGGCATATGTTTATGAACAGGAGATAAAATGATTAAATCTAAAAGATTTGTAAAAATATTGCTTATCGCAGTGTCCCTGTCTTCAATGTTGCTCAGCGGATGTTCTCTGAATTCTGCTAACTATGTTGGAAACGAGGAAAACTATTCTGATCGGGCTCCGCGCAAATTGGGTCGGGGGATGACTAATATTCTGACGGCTCCGTTGGAGATCCCAAACCAAGCCGTCGACCTCGCTGCTGAAAATGATGCTCCCGCAGAACAGGCAGCTGGATATGTCGGAGGTTTTTTTGTAGGCGTTGCGTATGCAGGGGGGCGTGTTGTTTCAGGTGTTTATGACATCATAACTTCCCCCTTTGGTGGACCTTCCGTTCCTACTATGGACCCGGACCTTATTCATTCAGATTTTTGTGAAAAGGTCGAAAAAAGGGATGACTCATTTAAGGATGTCACCGGGCTTGGAGCTGAGTAAGCCCAAACCTGTTTGAATTTATAATTTTCAAAAAAACCTCCACGGTACGTCCGCATGGAGGTTTTTTAATGAACTGATGCTGAAGAGGATGATATGCTGAAAAAAACTGCACTTGCGCTTTTACTGGTTGTGATGGTTTCCGGTTGTGTGAACAAGCAAATGCTTAAAGAGCAGATTGCTGAGGTTATTCGTGAGAATCCTCAGATTGTTCTGGATGCCATGCGTGAGAATAGCGTGGATATGCTTACGATTGTGGAGCAGGGCATTGATCAGCGTGAAAAGCTTAAGCGGGAAGCTATGCTTGCAGCAGAAATCAAAAATCCATTCAACCCCCGTATCTGGTCCGACAGACCCATGCTTGGTAATTCTGCTGCTCCGGTAACAATTGTTGAATATACTGATTTTCTTTGTCCTTATTGCAGCAAGGGAGCCAAGGTTGTAAGCAAGCTTGTAGCCGAACATCCTGAGAAGTACAGGCTTATTTTTAAGCACTTGCCTTTGCATAAGAGCTCCCGTCAACTCGCTCTTGTTTTTGAGGCAATTGCACAATTTGATAAAGATAAAGCTTACAAATTTCATGATCTTGCCTTCGAGCGCCAAAAGGACCTTTATGAAGATAAAGAGGGTGTAGTTTTAGGTAAAATTCTGGAAGAAGTTGCAGTAGATTCTGACCTGCTCCAGAAATATCTCAGGTCCCCTCAGTTGCAGGAGTTCTTGCTGGCAGATGAAAAAGAGGCCGGAGAATTCGGGATTGATGCCACTCCCACATTTCTTGTGAACGGTGTCTCCGTTCGGGGGTATCTGCCTGCTGATAGATTTGAGCAGATGGTGGACATGATTATGGAAAAGTCAGCTCAAAATGTTCCAGCAGAGACTCCTGAAGGAGAAGTCTGCGAAGATTGTCTGAATCAGATGTAAGCGGTGTTATATGAGAGATATTACCAAGATTCCTGATCCGCCTGCGGATTTGCATATTTGTTTTGGCGGAGGAAATTTTCGAGCCGTCGGGAATAAAATGATTGGCTTTTGCCGGGATAAGTTGAACCTGAGGCCTGATGAGAAGGTTCTTGATATCGGATGCGGAATCGGGCGTCTTGCCTTTCCTTTGCTCGAATATCTTTCTGAGGAAGGGGGCTACGAAGGCTTTGATACTTTTCCAGTGGGCATCAAATGGTGCAGGGAGAATATAACTCCTGAATTTCCGAATTTCAACTTTCAATTGGTTGATATCTTTAATTCAACCTACAATCCATATGCCCAGACCAAAGCAGCTGATTTTGTCTTTCCTTATGAAGATGACAGCTTTGATCTGATTATGCTTAACTCCGTGTTTACGCATATGATGCCGGAAGACATCATGAACTACATCAAGGAAATGGATAGGGTCCTTAGTGATAAAGGGCGTATCTTTGCAACGTTCTTTTTGGTCAACGAGGAATCCAATGCTTTGATGGATCAGGGCAAAAGTACGCATGATTTCTTCAAGTACGGAATCTTTTATACTGCTGACCCCAAAGATCCTATGGATGCGGTCGGTTACGACGAAAAGTTTGCCCGGAATCTGTTTGAGCAAAGAGGGTTTAAGATCAAGAAGATTCTATTTGGTGACTGGTGCGGACGTAAGGCTATGAACCATCAGGATATCTTATTGATTACCCGCTAAGTATTTGTGTTGAATAAAAAAGCTGGAGTTTACGTGTTTGCGTATGCTCCAGCTTTTAATTTTGTATGGTTCTTGATTTTAGAATGCCGGATTCTTATGCCAGCGGTATGCTGTCTTGATGATTTCGCGTAGGTCAGCATATTTCGGGGTCCACTTGAGTATTTCAGCAGCCTTTGAGCTGTCAGCCACAAGTCGTGGAGAATCTCCGGCTCTGGCAGGTTCGTAGTCGAATTGAATTTCCCTTCCGATCACTTCACTTGAAGATCTGATTACATCAAGAATACTGAATCCTTTGCCGTTTCCGAGGTTGAAGGAATGGGCGCCTTTGGTGCTGCTCATAAAATCGACGGCCTTGAGATGTGCGTCGCAGAGATCGAGAATATGAATGTAGTCACGCACACATGTTCCATCAGGAGTCGGGTATTCACTGCCGAAAATTTTTAATCTGCGTCCTTCATCAATGCAGCTGAGCAGGATGTTTGGAATAAGGTGTGTTTCAGGAGAGTGTGCTTCCCCGATTGTGCTGTCAGGATGTGCCCCAGCAGCATTAAAATATCTGAAACAGACAGAGTCCAGTCCGTAGGCAATAGCATAGTCCTGCAAAATTTCTTCAACCTGAAGCTTTGTCCTGCCATACGGATTCAGAGGCTTGAGCGGATGTTCTTCGGTGATCATCTCCATTACCGGCTCACCGTAAACCGCAGCGGTGGACGAGAATACAAATTTATCAACACCATATTTGCGCATGGCCTGCAGCAGGTTAAGGGTTCCGGTTACGTTGTTGTCATAATATTCAAAAGGTTTTTCAACAGATTCGCTGACCACGATCAGCCCGGAGAAATGGAAGACCGCATCAAATGAATTTTCAGCAAAAAGTCTTGCAAGGTCTTCTGGATTACGCAAGTCGCCTTGTACAAATTTGCCCCATTTGAGTGCTTCTGCATGCCCTGTGGAAAGGTTGTCGAAGACAGTGACATTATGCCCGGCTTCGGCAATCATTCTGGTCATGTGGGAACCGATATATCCTGCACCGCCGCAGACGAGCAGGGAAAGTTTATTGCTCATTTTTTATGCTCCGGTTGTAATGAGTAGATTAAGTATCAAACGCAATGACTATTTCTCAAAATGCATGATTTGTCGAGAAAAGGGTTAGTTTGGACTACGCGTGGTAAAATCTAATTAAGTGGGTGCTGTTTGAGTGTTGTTGAACCTGATCAATATCTGCTATGATGTTTGACCTACAATTATTAAAAAATGATTATTAACCGAGGATGATGTTTTGCAAAAAAGAATTATATG contains:
- a CDS encoding exosortase system-associated protein, TIGR04073 family; the protein is MIKSKRFVKILLIAVSLSSMLLSGCSLNSANYVGNEENYSDRAPRKLGRGMTNILTAPLEIPNQAVDLAAENDAPAEQAAGYVGGFFVGVAYAGGRVVSGVYDIITSPFGGPSVPTMDPDLIHSDFCEKVEKRDDSFKDVTGLGAE
- a CDS encoding thioredoxin domain-containing protein, with amino-acid sequence MLKKTALALLLVVMVSGCVNKQMLKEQIAEVIRENPQIVLDAMRENSVDMLTIVEQGIDQREKLKREAMLAAEIKNPFNPRIWSDRPMLGNSAAPVTIVEYTDFLCPYCSKGAKVVSKLVAEHPEKYRLIFKHLPLHKSSRQLALVFEAIAQFDKDKAYKFHDLAFERQKDLYEDKEGVVLGKILEEVAVDSDLLQKYLRSPQLQEFLLADEKEAGEFGIDATPTFLVNGVSVRGYLPADRFEQMVDMIMEKSAQNVPAETPEGEVCEDCLNQM
- a CDS encoding class I SAM-dependent methyltransferase, yielding MRDITKIPDPPADLHICFGGGNFRAVGNKMIGFCRDKLNLRPDEKVLDIGCGIGRLAFPLLEYLSEEGGYEGFDTFPVGIKWCRENITPEFPNFNFQLVDIFNSTYNPYAQTKAADFVFPYEDDSFDLIMLNSVFTHMMPEDIMNYIKEMDRVLSDKGRIFATFFLVNEESNALMDQGKSTHDFFKYGIFYTADPKDPMDAVGYDEKFARNLFEQRGFKIKKILFGDWCGRKAMNHQDILLITR
- the galE gene encoding UDP-glucose 4-epimerase GalE — its product is MSNKLSLLVCGGAGYIGSHMTRMIAEAGHNVTVFDNLSTGHAEALKWGKFVQGDLRNPEDLARLFAENSFDAVFHFSGLIVVSESVEKPFEYYDNNVTGTLNLLQAMRKYGVDKFVFSSTAAVYGEPVMEMITEEHPLKPLNPYGRTKLQVEEILQDYAIAYGLDSVCFRYFNAAGAHPDSTIGEAHSPETHLIPNILLSCIDEGRRLKIFGSEYPTPDGTCVRDYIHILDLCDAHLKAVDFMSSTKGAHSFNLGNGKGFSILDVIRSSSEVIGREIQFDYEPARAGDSPRLVADSSKAAEILKWTPKYADLREIIKTAYRWHKNPAF